A stretch of Oncorhynchus mykiss isolate Arlee chromosome 12, USDA_OmykA_1.1, whole genome shotgun sequence DNA encodes these proteins:
- the LOC110537457 gene encoding protein Wnt-11: MKKTSNTLPLCLLTILLLSQICSGIKWLALSHTPTSLHINQTQHCKLLPGLVSSQAQLCRSNLELMQTIIAAAREVKKTCQKTFADMRWNCSSIEIPSDSSRYRPDLDRGTRESAFVYALSAAAISHTIAQACTSGDLRLCSCGPIPGEIPEPGYRWGGCADNLHYGLVMGSKFSDAPMKMKKAGSHANKLMHLHNSEVGRQALRDALVMKCKCHGVSGSCSIRTCWRGLQDLKDIAIDLKTKYLSATKVVHRPMGTRKQLVPKDIDIRPVRENELVYLQSSPDFCTKNDKLGSVGTQDRQCNKTSIGSDSCDMMCCGRGYNPYTEKLVERCHCKYHWCCYVTCKKCERIVERYVCK; the protein is encoded by the exons GGCCCTATCTCACACACCCACGTCCTTACACATCAACCAGACCCAACACTGCAAGCTGCTGCCCGGCCTGGTGTCGTCACAAGCCCAACTGTGTCGGAGCAACCTGGAGCTCATGCAGACCATCATCGCCGCAGCACGCGAGGTCAAGAAGACCTGCCAGAAGACCTTCGCTGACATGCGCTGGAACTGTTCCTCGATTGAAATCCCCAGTGACTCCTCGAGGTATCGTCCAGATCTTGACAGAG GCACGAGGGAGTCAGCGTTTGTGTATGCCCTGTCTGCGGCGGCCATCAGCCACACCATAGCGCAGGCATGCACGTCGGGGGACCTGCGCCTGTGTTCATGCGGCCCCATCCCCGGGGAGATCCCTGAGCCGGGCTACCGCTGGGGCGGATGTGCAGACAACCTGCACTATGGCCTGGTCATGGGCTCCAAGTTCTCTGACGCCCCGATGAAGATGAAGAAGGCAGGCTCCCACGCCAACAAGCTGATGCATCTGCACAACAGTGAAGTGGGGAGACAG GCCCTGAGAGATGCGCTGGTGATGAAGTGTAAGTGTCACGGTGTGTCTGGCTCCTGCTCCATACGGACCTGCTGGAGAGGCCTGCAGGACCTGAAGGACATTGCCATTGACCTGAAGACCAAGTACCTTTCAGCCACTAAGGTGGTGCACAGACCCATGGGTACACGCAAGCAGCTGGTCCCCAAGGACATTGACATCAGGCCCGTCAGAGAGAACGAACTGGTCTACCTGCAGAGCTCTCCGGACTTCTGTACCAAGAACGACAAGCTGGGTTCCGTCGGCACCCAGGACAG GCAATGCAACAAGACGTCCATCGGCAGCGACAGCTGTGACATGATGTGCTGTGGGCGTGGCTACAACCCCTACACAGAGAAGCTGGTGGAGCGCTGCCACTGCAAGTACCACTGGTGCTGCTATGTCACATGTAAAAAGTGTGAGAGGATTGTGGAGAGATACGTCTGCAAATGA